Below is a genomic region from Gadus chalcogrammus isolate NIFS_2021 chromosome 19, NIFS_Gcha_1.0, whole genome shotgun sequence.
TAAATACAATTTCAATATCATTGTCCTTTTGAACAATGTCTGTTCAAAGGGATCAGTTCCAAACTAAATCCGATTAATAAAATGTCAGGAAAACATATTAATCAAGAGCTGCTTTAATAAAAGGTCAAATTCACTACAACAAACACAGCTGAATCTACACTACAATCACAGATTCAATACAATTTACAAATTACTGTACGTCTGCAAATTCTTATAGGCTATGCATATGTACCTTCAAAAGTGTTCATTCAGTAACGATAAAAAAACTAAGTGCATGCCTACAAGCTAATTAAACCACAAGTGTTTTGCTGTGATCAGACTATATTGTGAAAAAACTCAAGATACATTTAAACAAAAGTTAagaaaattatattaattatattaaataaTTAGCTGAGGGCGCAAAGGCAGCAAATGCAGTCCTAGATAGAGAACTACTGTGGTTTGCAGCAAAACCAGCCAATGACTCTTTACCTCCCAACCTCAGCCTCCAACACCAAGAGCAAATGtggaaacatttaaaaaaaagaatgtaaCAAGAGCAGCATCTATGTACAGCTCCTGCAGTGACCAGTGAAGTCTTCATGTCAACTCCTTTTAAGGAGATAACAcctcacagccaatcacagctcttATTGGATGGCAGAATCCATCaagtttgaaacaaaacaacaaatgtcTGTTGGcattaatatataaaaaatagtcAAAGAAACAAATCAGTCAGACAAAGAAATGTTTTCATCCATCATTTCATTAAATTATATTCACAAAGCCCATAGTTGTTGGCTTCACAGATCTCATCTGTCCATTTTAAGTTGGTCTTCTCCCTGAAATTCTTTAAGCAGTTCTTGTCCTTGTTACCATCAGGTTTTCTTCTGCTGCATGAGGGGTTAACCACTGACAGGACGGTCCCTTCAACCCATCTCAACAACCCTTCACTGGCCTCATCTGTCGCTCCAAGCCAGTTGTTCCCGCCGTACCTGCTGATGAAGTCAATCTCCCCTTTATTGACCACAACCACCAGATCTGCTCTGTGGGAAACGCAGAGCTTCCTGCACTTATTCCAGGATTCCCACTCTCTGGTAAGCCGGTAACATTTACACACAAACTTATCCCAACCACCTGGACAGTCCTGTGGGCAAAGCAGTgagtctctctgctctgtcacaTTCTTCAGCCTTTGGAGAAGTTGCTCCACGTCTTTGTCCATGCATACGGTCTTTTGTTGCTCTATCACATTCTTCAGCCTTTGGAGAAGTTTCTGCATGTCTCTGTCCATGCTTTCGTTCTTCTCCAAGACGGTCTTGTGTTGCACTGCCAACCCAAGCAGTCCAGCCAGCAGGGCAACAGACAGCAGGAccagaagcaccaccacagccctgattGGACACCGAGGAGGGCTCACAGGGTCCGGCTGCTGACTTCTTACTGTTCCCAGAGTATTAGAGGACTCCTCACTACTAACGGGTGGACTGCTTACTACATCAATGACCCTTGACATTCCATAAGCAGCTGCGGAATTACCATGTTTCTGCAGCACATGTGATAATGTTTCACTTTGACATTGAACAGAAACAGATGTGTCTATACCAAAGTCAAACTCAGCCCTCTGCAAAAGTAATAAAGAATATATAGAGAACAGATTGCACAAGTAACAGAAAATTATTTCTATGGTCATTTGGCGgatgctttatccaaagcgccaTGACAATAATGTAACTGCAATAATTACAGATACATGAATGACTGAAACATTAGATTTAAGATTTACCTGTTCTATGCAGTGGCGGCACCAGAAGTATTTGAACCCGGGCACTAGATGAGCGACCCAGGATCGGATTAAAAGACTAAACTATTTTTTATTGAGTCCCAATAGTAAATTAAAAATCAATATCATTGTCCCTTTGATCAATGTCTGTTCAAAGGGACCAATAACAAACTAATCCAATGAATACAATATCAGCAAAACATATGAATCAAGAGTTGCTTTAATAAAAGGTCAAATTCACAACAGCAAACACAGCTGTATACAAATTACTGTATGTGTGCGAATGCATATATGCATATGTACCTTCAAAAGTGTTCATTCAGTAATTTTAAGGAGATAACACCTTGCAGCCAATCAAAGCTCTGGGCAGAATGCCAGAACCAAGAAGCGCGAAACAAAACAACGaacatccttttttttctttctttttttatcatccGTCATTTTATTAGATTATGTTCACAAAGCCCCCTTCTCTTGCTTTCACAGCTCTCATCTGTCCATTTTAAGTTACTCGCGTCCCCGGACCTCCTTAAGCAGTTCTTGTCCTTGTTACCATCTGGTTTCCGGCTTCTCCAGGAGGGGTTATCCACTGACAGGACGGTCCCATCAGCCCATCTCCACATCCCTTCACTGGCCTCATCTGTCGCTCCGAGCCAGAAGTACCCGCCGTACCTGCTAATGAAGTCCAGCTCCTCTTTACTGTCCACGACCACCAGATCTGCTCCATGGGAAACACAGAGCTTCCTGCTCTTATTCCAGGATCCCAGCACTTTGGAAAGCAGGTAACATTTATAACCAAACTTATCCCAACCACTTTGACAGTCCTGTTTACAAAGCAGTgagtctctctgctctgtcacaTTCTTCAGCCTTTGGAGAAGTTGCTCCACGTCTCTGTCCATGCTTAAATTCTTCTCAATGACGGTCTTGTGTTGCACTGCCAACCGAAGCAGTCCAGCCAGCAGGGCAACAGACAGCAGGAccagaagcaccaccacagccctgatcGGCCACCGAGGAGGGCTCACAGGGTCCTGCTGCTGACTTCTTACTGTTCCCAGAGTATTGGAGGACTCCTCTGTCCCCACATAGTCCTGGTGTTGATCTCTGAGGCTCTCAATGCTATCGTAGTCGTCCTCTATACCCTCCTCTCCATCTACTTGTGTGTTCCTGGCCATGTTGGGCCTGGCATGAATCACCTCAGCCATATTCTGGTCCAAACTGGTTTCAGAGTTTATCTAATCGTCCTACACCTATGCGTGTTCGGTCTTTCTGTGCGTTTGGAATAACAGCATCTCAAAGTCTTACCTACTTTCATCAAACAGGAAGTATTTTAACCGGATGCCACTTTACATGGGCTTGCAGAGTCAATGTGTATGATAAGACACATCCTGTTTTCTTAGTAAGTGGTACATGTGGTGCATCAATTATAGTCATAAGCGTAAAGTTGATTCGATCAACATCAAAAGgaccaaaatacacatcaagacATTCTTCAAATACACATTTGAGCTTTAGGTCTTGGCTAAAAGTAAAAGTCCCCCAACAGAGCTGACTGTCCATTTGCGCGAGAGGGGTCATGAATCCATGAAGGATAAGGTACGTGTACATGTTTTGTAAGTTGTAGTCTTCCGGGAAGAGATGTCCCACACCATTTTTTACTGGCCCACCCATTGATCTCTGCCCACGCTACCGACCAATTGGTGTGCCCGAATTAAGTAATTGGACAGGCTTATTATAGGCCTCCAACATCcaaagatttatttattttttgcattccatttttttaattggtcaggATGTAAAGAATCAACGAATATGACAAAAAAATGCTTCTAGAAGAAATTGTCTACCCCAGCTTTAACACACCATCGCTTCAATTATTCTTCCACCGACAACAAAGATGCATCATCTTATGACAACTTTATTGCTTTAAAACAACGTGTAATCGGCATATGTACAGAACAAAGAACTTTAAAGAGTGTAAAAGGTATAAAAGATAGTCACAAAGAAATGTTTTCATCCATCATTTTCGTAAATTAAGTTCTCAAAGCCCCTAGTCTCTGGCTTCACAGCGCTCATCTGTCCATTCATAGTTGGTCTTCTCCCGGACCTCTCTTAAGCAGTTCTTCTCCTTGCCCCCATCAGGTTTCCCTCTGCTCCAGGAGGGGTTATCCACTGACAGGACGGTCCCATCGACCCATCTCCACAACCCTGCACTGGCCTTATCTGTCGCTCCATTATCTGTCGCTCCAAGTACCCGCCATACCTGCTAATGAAGTCCATCTCCTCTTTACTGTCCaccaggggcggccttccctacaggcgggttaggcggccgcctagagcgccatctagagggggagcgcaaaataatgcgcccgaaaaaaagaaaaaaaaaaaagaaaacacaattatatattttttccctcctggcacatatttttgcgccccttctatatctccaaccaatattttgacattaaaaaaaaaaaatctaacatttgggtaaaatgagccaaaaatcgaaaacggaaggggaacctacctccttggtttcgtcagaacatgctagtactataaggcgtttggttagagtgttttcaagaatcgagaatcaagaacgaaatcaagaaaatgaagaggcaaaagccatccggggcgcaattttttcctccgtggattttattcttgaattaatgtttgttcatcgttgcgatcgttgttgtgtttatgtgaaagaaatgcagttacagggcaaaactgtttttcaaggttgcaattcagttttcgtggggaattaacaaacttttctttattttatttttttatttattttttttgcgaaggggggggggagcgccaggagtgaagctcgcctagagcgccaaatgtgctggggccgcccctgctgTCCACAACCACCAGATCTGCTCCATTGGAAACACAGAACCCCTGCACTCATTACAGAATCACCACACTTTGGAAAGACAGTAACATTTACAACCAAAATTATCCCAGCCATTTGGACAGCCCAGTTTACAAAGCGATGATTCTCTCTGCTCAGTCACATTCTTCAGCCTTTGGAGAAGTTGCTCCAAGTCTCTGTTCATGCTTACAGTCTTCTCCATGATGGTCTTGTGTTGCACTGCAAACCTAAGCAGTCCAGCCAGCAGGACAACAGACAGCAGGAccagaagcaccaccacagccctgatcGGCCACTTAGGAGGGCTCACAGGGTCCGGCTGCTGACTTCTTACTGTTCCCAGAGTATTGGAGGACTCCTCAATCTCCACATAGTCCTGGTGTTGATCTCTGAGGCTCTCCATGCTATCGTAGTCGTCCTCTAtaccctcctctccatctccttgtgTTTTCCAGGCCTTGAAAATCATTTTGGGTCTGGCGTGAATCACTTCAGCCATATTCTGGTCAAAAATGTTTTCagagtttattttattgtccTACCCCTATGAGTGCACGGTCTTTCTGTACGTTTTGATTTCCAGCATGTCAGTCTTAACACCTTCTTTGATCAAACAGGAAGTATTTTAACCAGAGGCTACTTGCTACATGTGCTTGCAGAGTCACTGTGCATGATAAGACACATCCTGTTTTCTTAGTAAGGTCGTGTATGCTGTCCATCACTTATGGTCATAACCATAAGGTTGATTGTTCGATCCACATCAAATGGACCAAAATACTAATCATTACATTCGTCAAATACACATTTCAGCAATAGGTCTTGGCTAACCATTCTGAACCGTTGCATATAGTATATGCACAGCCATTAACAGTATATATGCCGTATACTATTAATGGCTGTGTCTGTTTCAGAAGATAGTTTGATGGACGTTAATGCTATTATTGATGTCCCCTCCAGAAAGAAAGTCCATGTTCATGGCCCCCTCTAAGTTACAAATCCAGATCTGCCCCTGGCCTACAAGGTAGACGGACAGGTAGGCCatccaatcatttaatttggcCCTAATGAAATGATAGGCCTGCGACAtccatcttttttttaatcttttgtgCATTTGATACGACAGCTTTATTCCACATTGCTTCAATCAGTTTCCAAGCTACGAGAAACGCATAATCTTGTGACAACTTTATTGCTTTACACAACGTGTGATCGGCATATCTACAAAAGAAAGAACTTTgaatagaaaaacaaaagtagatataaaaaaaacggaaaagaTCCAACAACGTCTGCCCTCAATCTCGGTCTGTTGTCTTTGTATCCAAGTGCCCGCGTGGGAAAACCAAGTCGGGAGGCGAACGCTCCCGACTTCCCCAGGGTCCTCCGCGGAGGGCGTGGTCCATGGTTACCACGGTAACcatggtggcggcggtggtggtggcggcggcggcggctgctgctgtgaGGGTATGCTGTGATGATCTGGAGTCCTTGCCGTTTATGAAAGCCGGAAGAGAAAAGCTAACAAATTAATAAGAAATTTAACCCATGCAAGGAGAAAGTTCACTTTTTCTTTGTAAACTATCACTACTAAAGGGTGTACCACATACTACATCGATGACCCTTGACCTGCCATCAGAAGCTGCAGAATGACCATTTGTGGTCATTCTGCAGCCTTTGTAGATTGCTACTGGGGATGTATAACACAAGTGTAGTACTAAATGTGCTACTGCACATTTAGTAATCTACTAAATGCGCAGCATATTACCTGCTGCACATTTGATAATGTTTCCCTTAGACATTGAACAGAGAAACGTGTCTATACCAAAGTCAATGTCAACCCTCTGCAAAAGTATTAATGAATATATATTGAACAGACGTAATAAGTAACAGGAAATGATTTGTACGATCATTTGGTAGATGCTTTATCCAAAGCTCCTTAACAATAATGTAACTGCAATAATTACAGATCCATGATTGACTGAAGCATTAGATTTAAGACGCACCTGTTCTAAGCAGGGGCGGCACCAGAGGGAATTGAACCCTGGCACTAGTTGAGCGACCTAGGATCAGATTTAAAGACTAAACAATTTTTAATTGAGTCCCAAAAGTAAATTAAAAATCAATTTCATTGTCCCTTTGAACAATGTCTGTTCAAAGGGACCAAGTCCAAACTAAATCCAATTATTTCAATATCGGCAAAACATATTACTCAAGAGTTTATTTAATAGGTCAAATTCACTACAGCATACGCAGCTGTATGGACACTGCATTTACATATTCAATGCAATTTACAAATTACTGTATGTTTGCAAATGCGTATAGGCATATGTACCTTCAAAAGTGTTCATTTAGTAACGCAAAACTAAGTGCATACCTTCAAGCTTATTAAGTGTTTTGCTGTGATCACACCATTTTGTGATAAAGTCAAGTCCAGATAcatttcaacaaaaaaataattaaataattagcTGAGGGGCTAAGACAAAGTCAGCAAATGCAGCCCTAGATAGAAAACTGGTGTGGTTTGCAGCAAGTGGAAACCAGCCAATGTCTGTCATGACTCTTTACCGCCTAACCTCAGCCTCCAACACCAAGAGCAATTGTTGAAACATTGAAAAGACAATGTAACAGCTGCATCTATGTACAGCTCCTGCAGGGACCAGTGAAGTCTTCATGTCATCTCCTTGATAACACATTGCAGCCAATCACATCTCTTAGCGAATGGCAGGACTCAACAAGTACGAAACATAACAAACAACGTTGTTAGCATTAAGATATAGAAAAATAGTCACAAAGAAATGTTTTCATTCTTCATTTTCTTAAATTATATTCACAAAGCCCATAGTTTCTGGCTTCACAGCTCTCATCTTCCCATTTAAAATTGGTCTGCACCCAGTCCCTCCTTAAGCAGTTCTTGTCCTTGCCATCGCCAGGTTTCCGCCTCACCCATGAGGGGTTATCCACTGACAGGACGGTCCCATCAACCCATCTCCACAACCCTTCACTGGCCTCATCTGTCGCTCCGAGCCAGAAGCAGGAGCACTTGCCGCTAATGAAGTTCATCTCCCCTTCATTGTCCACAACCACCAGATCTGCCCCGACGGAAACACATATCTCCCTGCTCTTATTCCAGGATTCCCACTCATTGGAGAGCCGGTAACATTTACAACCAAACTTATCCCAACCACCTGGACAGTCCTGTTTACAAAGCAGTgagtctctctgctctgtcacaTTCTTCAGCCTTTGGAGAAGTTGCTCAGTGTCTCTGTCCATGCTTACAGTCTTCTCCATGACGGTCTTGTGTTGCACTGCCAACCCAAGCAGTCCAGCCAGCAGGGCAACAGACAGCAGGAccagaagcaccaccacagccctgatcGGACACCGAGGACGGCTCACAGGGTCCGGCTGCTGACTTCTTACTGTTCCCAGAGTATTGGAGGACTCCTCTGTCCCCACATAGTCCTGGTGTTGGTCTCTGAGGCTCTCACTGGTAGCGTAGATCTccactatcctctcctctctctctccttgtgtgttCCTGACCTTGGTCATCATGTTGGGCGTGTTGTAAATCACCTCACCCATATTCTGGTGCAAACTGGTTTCAGAGTTCTTTATCATCCTACCCCTATGAGTGCTCAGATTTTCTGTGCGTTTTGGATGCCAGCACGTCAGTCTTAACGCCTACTTAGAACAAACAGGAAGTATTGTGACCAGATGCTACTATCTGCATGTGCTTGCAGAGTCACTGTATATGGTTAGACACATCCTCTTTTCTTACTAAGTGGTACGTGCAGTACATACATTATAAACGTAAGGTTGATTGTTCAATCATCATCAAAAGgaccaaaatacacatcaagatATTCTTCAAATACACTTTTGAACCTTAAGACTTGGCTTAAATTAAGCTATAGTTCCACAGCGGAGCCGATTGCCCATTTGTGAGAGAGGTGTTAAAAATGCATGAAGGATAAGGTAGATGTGCATGTCTTTGTAAGTCGTTTTCATCTGTCTTCTGGGAAAAGATGGCCCACACCATTTGTACTGGCCTAGCCCATGATCTCTGCCTACGCTACCGACCACTTCGGTGTCCGACTTGTACGGCCAACCCAGTATCACGCTTTTTCGAGCTGATGGTGTAACAGTATTGTTAATATGCTCTGCAGGTTTAATAGACGGGGACACTCGTGTTGCCGGTGTAGCCTCGGGTACTTTATTTCAAGCTTGTTTACATTACAGTGTGTTCACCCCTGATCCTTCCCCATATACTTACTTACAGGTTCCTGCGCATGTCACTACGTCTCCCCCTTTTAGTGAAGCTCCagcatttctttgaatattttcttatttctttgtttacttTGAATATTAATAACCAACAGTAAACATACTCTCCAGTATAATGTTTATCTTCAACCCCATAAACCTCTGAGACAAACTAACTTGTGTGGCGTGTTACATCTTTTAACCAAAACCAAGAACACACATTAcataattattatcattttgtCTAGGGGTCAGGGTGAACTACCTGATTATCCTGCTCTGTTAAACCATGCTCCCTAACTGTATAAGACTGGTGATTATTACAAGTCCATCCTAGCTGGGTTTCTTATGACCCGCCTTGATCTTGTCACGGTAGGGGTCTCTGGAATGACCCTGATGTGGAGTCCATCTCTCCGTAGACTCCCGAGGGCAGGTCAACGTTTTAAGATCTTGGTGTTGGAGCTTATTGAACCAGGAAGTTTGTTCCTCCTTCATGTCTTGATCCTTCCTTTTGAAAGCCTGGAGTTCAGGCCACTTAGGCTGTAGTTTCTCCTGGCTAACGGGCAAAGGTGTTCTGATATGCCGATCCCATCAATAGCTGTGCTGGGGATGATCCATGTGACAACGGGCTAGCCCTCTAAGCCATGAGTGCCTTGTGTGGATCCTCTCCCTTACCCAGGAGAGATCTCACCGTCCGCACAGCTCCTTCAGCTTCCCCGTTGATCTGTGGATAACGGGGGCTGCTGGTCACATGGCTGGAGTAGTTTTTTCTGGTGAAGTCCGCAAACTCAGTTGCAGAGAACCGGGGGCTGTTGTCGGTGACGACAGTCTCCGGGACTCGATGGCGTGTGAATTTGGACTTCAACTTCCCCTTTACATGGGCTGTGGTAGTTGAGGTGAGGTTAGCTTCTTCAATGTAGCGTGAGAAGCAGTCAATTACCACAAGGCACATTGCACTCTACCTCTGAAAATGATCTGGTGCAAAGCGCTGCCGTGGTCTGGCAGGTAATGGCCTCGTCAGCAGAGGTTCTGGTGCATTGTAATCCTCCTTTGCACATATCACACAGTTTTCaactttctgttttgtgtttggtCTGACCCGGCTGAAATAGAGACTGCTGTGCTCTGGCGATACATTTTGTCATGCCACGGCCCAgtattcttttttctttttcatctcGATCAAATTTATCCGGATTAAGAAACATTGAATTGGATCACTCTGATCCAAATACCAAGTTTCAGGATCACCAAATCCTGTTTACCAGAGGCTTAAACAGAACCAACAGTGTAGCCTACTGGCTTAGCAAAGAACACCAGGTGGGCAAAATATGGGTGGCCACAAATAGccattgtttgttttaatttttaattaacaGAAACATTTTACATTCCTTATTTTGTTCTAAtgttaaataacaaaacaaaaaaatattatcaaATAGTCCAAATATAATTGACAGGACAGATACCAGATCTTTCCATCTCTGCCTTTAGGAATTGTATCTCCAGCTGCACTTTGGCCTGCTGCAGTTGGGTAAGCAACATTTTTTATTAACCCAGCTCAATTTGTGCTTCTGTTCTTTCGGTATTCGTTTCAGAAGCAACTCGTAGCTATCACCATCCTGGTTTGTAGCTGAGGAACGTTTGTGTTTTCTAGTAGGAACGTCTTGGACTTTCTCCCTTACATCCACAGATCTCATTTTGGTCACATTCTTCTGAAGTCGTAGCCTCTGTAATTGTTGCCTCACCATCTCCTTCTATGCCTTCAATGCCATGCAGAGCCTCAGATTTTTCTCCTCCTATAATATCAAGGACCATTTCAGTGAATTTCACCCCTCTTATTTGGCTTACCTGTTTGGTTTCTTTTTGGCTTCCGTAAGGTTTCTCGTTGCCTTGGCCCTAAGTGTCTTCCATCGCAACATAACTTGTTTTATAGTCCCCTTCTGGCCTGATCTTTTTCCTGGCCTAAATGTTGTCTTCTCCTTTTTCGGTCACTTCTCCACCCTATGCAGAGCTGAAACCTCCTACTATTGAGGCAAAATTGCCCGAACACCCTCCTGCAGTGCACAGGTTTCTGCCACAGTGAAATTAGGCCCTTTTGAGTCATGGTTCCAACTCTTTGGTGTAGCCAATACTGATCTTATAAGCCTTGAGCGTGATTGTTTTGGCTTGTGCTCAATTAGGCTCAAACCAGTCAGCTCGTTGCTGGATAATGGGTGAGACCATTTAAACACATCATGTCTTTGCACCACAGCTGATAGCGTTgagatttaatatttattttttggtttacCATATCTCATGTCACATTCTCATTACATGTgacatatattttattatatccaTGGTCACTGTCTTTATGAATGATTTGTAAGAAATGTATGTATCATCAGTAAACATTGATTTTTGTGATCATTTGTGATCAAAATCCTGATTTTATTTGGTTGAAAAATCAGAATTGAATCAACCCTTCCGAAGAGATCAGGATAATCCTGTTTTTTTGGATCAAATAGCTCCCAAACCGAGTTCAAAATCGTCACGGATCCGCTCAGCAGGGAGATGAGGGGTTTGTGGTCTGTCTGGATGAGAAAGTCCATTACTACTAAATAAGACTGAAAGTGCTCACACACTCCCAGGTCTGCTCCAGCGCTTCTATTTCAATCTGGGCtcaaggtcaaggtcaaggttgCATACCCGTGGGTAAATTTGGTTTGCAGGGCAAGAAAATgggcgttcacacacacaagcatacacagtaaaaaaaaaaaaggacactaCAAAAATACAGAAGACAAGACACACGCTCCTCCTCTGTCATGCTGCG
It encodes:
- the LOC130372499 gene encoding natural killer cells antigen CD94-like, which produces MAEVIHARPNMARNTQVDGEEGIEDDYDSIESLRDQHQDYVGTEESSNTLGTVRSQQQDPVSPPRWPIRAVVVLLVLLSVALLAGLLRLAVQHKTVIEKNLSMDRDVEQLLQRLKNVTEQRDSLLCKQDCQSGWDKFGYKCYLLSKVLGSWNKSRKLCVSHGADLVVVDSKEELDFISRYGGYFWLGATDEASEGMWRWADGTVLSVDNPSWRSRKPDGNKDKNCLRRSGDASNLKWTDESCESKRRGLCEHNLIK